In one Fodinicola acaciae genomic region, the following are encoded:
- a CDS encoding TetR/AcrR family transcriptional regulator, which produces MPDRKQEIIDAALEIAGRDGVPAVSMRAVAEKIGVTPMALYPHIGNKDGLLDAMIGRLLGSLPRPDADASWQDRLAAIAHGVRDLAHRHPGCLELIFARPAVTPDAIRFVDAVFAALLDAGVPPAEVARVERLTSTAIIGFAMSEVNGRFAATREPPSKRAAWATAAELPAHHALKPHLDRKVDWDAEFEADLADLAAMIEAVARRAVR; this is translated from the coding sequence ATGCCCGACCGCAAGCAAGAAATCATCGACGCCGCGCTGGAGATCGCCGGCCGGGACGGCGTGCCGGCCGTCTCGATGCGTGCGGTCGCCGAGAAGATCGGCGTCACGCCGATGGCGCTCTATCCGCACATCGGCAACAAGGACGGCCTGCTCGACGCGATGATCGGCCGGCTCCTCGGCAGCCTGCCGCGCCCCGATGCGGACGCGAGCTGGCAGGACCGGCTGGCGGCCATCGCGCACGGCGTACGCGACCTCGCGCACCGCCATCCGGGTTGCCTGGAGCTGATCTTCGCCCGGCCGGCCGTGACGCCTGACGCCATCCGTTTCGTCGACGCGGTTTTCGCCGCGTTGCTCGACGCCGGCGTGCCGCCCGCGGAGGTCGCGCGCGTCGAGCGGCTGACGTCGACGGCGATCATCGGCTTTGCGATGTCGGAGGTCAACGGTCGGTTCGCGGCAACCCGTGAGCCGCCGAGCAAGCGCGCTGCCTGGGCCACCGCGGCGGAGCTGCCGGCGCACCACGCGCTCAAGCCGCACCTGGACCGGAAAGTCGACTGGGACGCGGAGTTCGAGGCCGACCTCGCCGACCTGGCCGCGATGATCGAAGCTGTCGCACGCCGCGCGGTCAGGTAG
- a CDS encoding ABC transporter ATP-binding protein yields the protein MLIARDVVKAYGPVTALDGLSLTVSAGEICGLIGHNGAGKSTFVRAVCGLERIDSGSLSVSGRVGVSPQETCVYPTLTVRAQLRLFASLAGVGRAAIEEVAEELGLSPVLDRVVGRLSGGQQRRTQAACALIGDPPVLLLDEPTVGADPSTRAALLSAVRARAAAGAAVVYTTHYLPELVDLGASLAILHAGRIVRRGSQESLLRHLPGRLRVSFADDAGVDIQTADPGHALADLLATGRVPTAVEISRPSLDDLFMSITEARDAA from the coding sequence ATGCTGATCGCTCGTGATGTGGTGAAGGCGTACGGTCCCGTGACCGCTCTGGACGGGCTGTCGCTGACTGTCTCCGCCGGCGAGATCTGTGGTCTGATCGGCCACAACGGTGCCGGCAAGAGCACGTTCGTCCGCGCTGTGTGCGGTCTGGAACGGATCGACAGCGGGTCGTTGTCGGTCTCTGGTCGGGTCGGCGTGTCGCCGCAGGAAACGTGCGTCTATCCGACGCTGACCGTACGCGCGCAGCTACGGCTTTTCGCGTCGCTGGCCGGCGTGGGTCGTGCCGCGATCGAGGAGGTCGCCGAGGAGTTGGGCCTGTCGCCGGTGCTGGATCGGGTCGTCGGCCGGCTTTCCGGTGGCCAGCAACGACGTACGCAGGCCGCCTGTGCGCTGATCGGCGATCCGCCGGTGCTGCTCCTCGACGAGCCGACCGTCGGCGCCGACCCATCGACTCGCGCGGCGCTGCTCTCCGCCGTACGTGCTCGCGCCGCCGCCGGTGCCGCTGTGGTTTACACGACGCATTATTTGCCTGAGCTGGTGGATTTGGGCGCCAGCCTGGCCATTTTGCATGCCGGCCGGATCGTACGACGGGGGAGTCAGGAGTCGTTGCTTCGTCACCTTCCTGGCCGCCTGCGGGTCAGTTTTGCCGACGACGCTGGTGTCGACATCCAGACCGCCGACCCCGGCCACGCTCTGGCCGACCTGCTCGCGACCGGCCGCGTACCAACCGCGGTCGAGATCTCGCGTCCGTCGCTGGACGACCTGTTCATGTCCATCACGGAGGCACGCGATGCGGCCTAA
- a CDS encoding ABC transporter permease: MRPNRTLALIRHNTGLLLAQPGPVVARLLMPVAMIAALKPIYEAAAGPSGTIGVIAGILVLVSLLTTGIVGTNVLSERLWGTWDRLRATARPFEIMIGKTTPLLAVLVVQQVIVLAFGYVAYGVDFRSVGLLSAVVLVWSCTVLSLGFALGALVKTSGALSAVQDIGSFFLSAFGGALIPLALLPAWLHVLAPLSPAYWAVSSLRAALTGDGATTALGLSVLALCTTAAATVTYLRLR; the protein is encoded by the coding sequence ATGCGGCCTAACCGCACTTTGGCTCTGATCCGACACAACACCGGCCTGCTGCTGGCCCAGCCCGGCCCTGTCGTCGCGCGACTGCTGATGCCGGTCGCGATGATTGCCGCCCTGAAGCCAATCTACGAAGCCGCCGCCGGTCCCTCCGGCACTATTGGTGTGATCGCCGGGATCCTGGTGCTCGTGAGCCTGCTGACCACCGGCATTGTTGGCACGAACGTACTTTCCGAGCGGCTGTGGGGCACTTGGGATCGCCTGCGCGCGACCGCAAGGCCGTTCGAGATCATGATTGGCAAAACCACGCCCCTGCTGGCGGTTTTGGTGGTGCAGCAGGTGATCGTCCTGGCGTTTGGCTATGTCGCGTACGGCGTCGACTTTCGTTCTGTCGGCCTGCTGTCGGCTGTGGTCCTGGTGTGGAGCTGCACCGTACTCAGCCTCGGCTTCGCTCTCGGTGCTCTGGTGAAGACATCTGGCGCACTGTCGGCCGTACAGGACATCGGCTCTTTCTTTCTGTCCGCCTTTGGTGGTGCTCTCATCCCTCTCGCGCTGTTGCCTGCTTGGCTGCACGTACTCGCGCCACTTTCTCCCGCCTACTGGGCTGTGTCGTCTCTGCGTGCCGCTCTCACCGGCGACGGTGCCACGACCGCTCTCGGCCTCTCAGTGCTGGCCCTCTGCACCACAGCCGCCGCCACCGTCACCTACCTCCGCCTCCGCTAG
- a CDS encoding thioester domain-containing protein: protein MIGFAANPVQADEGVTGKFLGSGTSGGNVYLNGGDKAYTALLQIKLDKGEVLNTYCIDQKTHTQSGAPMVEDDWSTYPEDNKFKTQPEKVNWILQNSYPHVSDLAALAKAAGIDSLKTSEAIAGTQAAIWHFSNGVELDAKKNKPNVVKLYDYLTGAKNTGIKVQPAPSLQITPDKATGESGDKIGPFTVKTSESSVPLTVDSKTKGVTLVDKNGKVVKSAANGGKVYLKVPANADAGTATITGALKEADIQTGRLFRGTKVKTQTLIVATTTKAKAEKSVEASWKKGTQPSESPSASTPAPSTPAPSTSPAGGSLPVTGTNVALFAGVGAVLLLIGGGLFLVARKRRA, encoded by the coding sequence ATGATCGGCTTCGCAGCCAATCCGGTCCAGGCCGACGAAGGCGTGACCGGCAAGTTCCTCGGATCGGGCACGTCGGGCGGAAACGTCTACCTCAACGGTGGCGACAAGGCCTACACCGCGCTGCTCCAGATCAAGCTGGACAAGGGTGAGGTCCTCAACACCTACTGCATCGACCAGAAGACGCACACTCAGTCCGGTGCGCCGATGGTCGAGGACGACTGGTCGACCTATCCCGAGGACAACAAGTTCAAAACGCAGCCGGAAAAGGTCAACTGGATCCTGCAGAACTCCTACCCGCATGTCAGCGATCTCGCCGCTCTGGCCAAGGCTGCCGGCATCGACAGCCTGAAGACCTCTGAGGCGATCGCCGGCACGCAGGCCGCCATCTGGCACTTCAGCAATGGTGTCGAGCTCGATGCGAAGAAGAACAAGCCCAACGTGGTGAAGCTGTACGACTACCTGACCGGCGCGAAGAACACCGGCATCAAGGTGCAGCCGGCGCCGTCGCTGCAGATCACCCCGGACAAGGCGACCGGCGAGTCGGGCGACAAGATCGGTCCGTTCACCGTGAAGACCAGTGAGTCCTCGGTGCCGCTGACCGTCGACTCCAAGACCAAGGGTGTCACCCTTGTCGACAAGAACGGCAAGGTCGTCAAGTCGGCCGCCAACGGTGGCAAGGTCTACCTGAAGGTCCCGGCCAACGCTGACGCCGGCACGGCCACCATCACCGGTGCGCTGAAGGAGGCCGACATCCAGACCGGCCGCCTGTTCCGCGGCACGAAGGTCAAGACGCAGACCCTGATCGTCGCCACGACGACCAAGGCCAAGGCGGAGAAGTCGGTCGAGGCCAGCTGGAAGAAGGGTACGCAGCCGTCGGAGTCGCCGAGCGCGAGCACCCCGGCTCCGAGCACCCCGGCTCCGTCGACCTCGCCGGCCGGTGGCAGCCTGCCGGTCACCGGTACGAACGTCGCTCTGTTCGCCGGTGTCGGCGCGGTTCTGCTGCTCATCGGTGGCGGCCTGTTCCTGGTCGCTCGTAAGCGCCGTGCGTAG
- a CDS encoding thioester domain-containing protein, with protein sequence MTATAAIVAVGMGAAPAQADTSTVNGIGTAAKMITAETTKGLDVLIKGKKVATGLHSLKPAKATKSTDRIRTYCADYSVAVKADVSFVENSWKNYPAPVGSVAIEQNLIKVSWIIQHSYPNVGSLGTISKLLNVKLISEQVAIAATQLAIWHYTNGIVPDGDNNALVLTLYQYLIKGADANALVSKLTEPLGSLTLIPLGATHGHAGGLIGPFLVKTTAKLAILKLEGLSGLQLVDARGNTIEKVANDTKVWVKVKATLKAGKANIFATVNLGVNAGRLFTGGPGTQSQIVAGDSTTPTVVTVGISWDKDKDHGGDNPTASASNGGNGGNGDKPTPSTSNASAGGSLPITGSNVALFAGVGAVLLLLGGGLFFFARKRRSA encoded by the coding sequence GGCGGCCAAGATGATCACGGCCGAGACCACCAAGGGTCTCGACGTACTCATCAAGGGAAAGAAGGTCGCGACCGGGCTGCACTCCCTGAAGCCGGCCAAGGCCACCAAGTCGACGGACCGGATCAGGACCTACTGCGCCGACTACTCGGTCGCCGTCAAGGCGGACGTGTCGTTTGTCGAGAACAGCTGGAAAAACTATCCGGCTCCGGTGGGTAGCGTCGCCATCGAGCAGAACCTGATCAAGGTCAGCTGGATCATCCAGCACTCCTACCCCAACGTCGGCAGCCTCGGCACCATCTCCAAGCTGCTGAACGTCAAGCTGATCAGCGAACAGGTCGCGATCGCGGCCACGCAGCTGGCGATCTGGCACTACACCAACGGAATCGTGCCGGACGGCGACAACAACGCGCTCGTACTGACGCTGTACCAGTACCTGATCAAGGGCGCCGACGCCAACGCGCTGGTGAGCAAGCTGACCGAGCCGCTCGGTTCGCTGACCCTGATCCCGCTCGGTGCGACCCACGGTCACGCCGGCGGCCTGATCGGTCCGTTCCTGGTCAAGACCACGGCCAAGCTGGCCATCCTGAAGCTGGAGGGCCTCAGCGGCCTGCAGCTGGTCGACGCGCGCGGCAACACCATTGAGAAGGTCGCCAACGACACCAAGGTGTGGGTGAAGGTCAAGGCCACGCTGAAGGCCGGCAAGGCCAACATCTTCGCCACCGTCAACCTCGGCGTCAACGCCGGCCGGCTGTTCACCGGCGGTCCCGGCACGCAGTCGCAGATCGTCGCCGGCGACAGCACCACGCCGACCGTGGTCACCGTCGGCATCAGCTGGGACAAGGACAAGGACCACGGCGGCGACAACCCGACCGCCTCCGCGTCCAACGGCGGCAATGGCGGAAACGGCGACAAGCCGACTCCGAGCACCAGCAACGCCAGCGCCGGCGGCAGCCTGCCGATCACCGGTTCCAACGTCGCGCTGTTCGCCGGTGTCGGTGCCGTTCTGCTGCTCCTGGGTGGCGGGCTGTTCTTCTTCGCCCGTAAGCGCCGCTCGGCGTAA